From Ipomoea triloba cultivar NCNSP0323 chromosome 5, ASM357664v1, the proteins below share one genomic window:
- the LOC116020454 gene encoding uncharacterized protein LOC116020454, which translates to MLDRSFKIKDLGNLSYFLGIEAFRTPKGINICQRKYALEILQENGFLEAKPAKTPSVPGQRLTNLEGTLLEQPEIFRRLVGKLLYLTNTRPDITYAVQQLSQFVDKPRDNHLVAAHRVLRYLKGSPGKGLFYSSNPHIKLQGFSDSDWATCTESRKSITGYCIYLGNSLISWKTKKQATISRSSSEAEYRALASTTCEIQWLIYLLTDLKVEVNNPVALFCDNTSAIAIGENHVFHERTKHIEIDCHVVRQKVQEGVIKLLGINSHNQIADGFTKALSKPLFDVYHAKLGLQDLHAPAYEGLMKLISPHVTLQLKIETFAQPRRKWADGFFSLRISSIANDRCMAHWRHSFTHYIGDSANNVTAHTWLPDTGATHHATPDIAALSTSEE; encoded by the exons ATGCTAGACAGGTCTTTCAAAATAAAAGACCTTGGTAATCTAAGCTATTTTCTGGGAATTGAAGCTTTCAGGACCCCCAAGGGCATTAACATTTGTCAGAGGAAATATGCCTTGGAGATCCTACAAGAGAATGGGTTCTTGGAAGCAAAGCCTGCAAAGACCCCATCTGTTCCAGGGCAAAGACTCACTAACCTGGAAGGAACTCTACTTGAACAGCCTGAAATCTTTAGAAGATTGGTTGGGAAGCTCCTATACTTAACCAACACTAGGCCAGATATAACATATGCTGTCCAGCAGTTGAGCCAATTTGTTGACAAGCCAAGAGATAATCATTTGGTTGCAGCTCACAGGGTGCTGAGATATCTCAAGGGTTCACCTGGAAAGGGTTTGTTCTATTCCTCAAATCCTCACATTAAACTACAAGGATTTTCTGATTCAGATTGGGCAACTTGCACAGAAAGCAGAAAATCTATAACTGGCTATTGTATCTATCTTGGGAACTCTTTGATCTCATGGAAGACCAAGAAACAAGCAACTATATCTAGATCATCTTCAGAGGCAGAGTACAGGGCATTAGCCTCTACAACATGTGAAATACAGTGGCTTATATACTTATTAACAGACCTCAAGGTAGAAGTGAACAATCCTGTAGCCTTGTTTTGTGACAACACTTCAGCCATTGCCATTGGAGAGAACCATGTGTTCCATGAACGAACAAAACATATAGAGATTGACTGCCATGTGGTCAGACAGAAAGTTCAGGAAGGGGTGATTAAACTCCTAGGAATCAACTCCCACAATCAGATTGCAGATGGCTTCACTAAGGCATTGTCTAAACCATTGTTTGATGTGTATCATGCTAAGCTGGGCCTTCAAGATCTTCACGCTCCAGCTTACGAGGGGTTGATGAA ATTGATTTCACCGCACGTTACGTTACAGTTGAAAATTGAAACCTTTGCTCAACCAAGGAGAAAATGGGCAGATG GTTTCTTCTCTCTGCGTATTTCAAGCATAGCTAATGATAGGTGTATGGCGCATTGGCGCCACTCTTTTACTCATTATATT